A window from Pseudomonas alloputida encodes these proteins:
- the mexE gene encoding multidrug efflux RND transporter periplasmic adaptor subunit MexE yields MEQSLKPLRFPLAALAVVVISACGRTPDAVQAPAAPKVSVAKVIEQPITEWDEFTGRLEAPETVEVRPRVSGQIDQVAFTEGAQVKKGDLLFQIDPRPFQAEVRRLEAQLQQAKATAIRSANEARRGERLRDSNAISAELAESRSSAAAEARAGVDAIQAQLDLARLNLSFTRVTAPISGRVSRAEFTAGNIVTADVTPLTSVVSTDKVYAYFDADERVYLKYTQLAREGQRSQSTPVYLGLTNESGNPHLGQMNFVDNQVNPRTGTIRGRAVFDNSNGQFTPGLYARLKLVGSAQYDAMLINDEAVGTDLGKKFVLVMDKDNKATYRAVELGPKLEGLRIVRSGLGKDDRIVVKGLQRVRPGSPVTPEETQMASEQTLAALAQQRQALEASNPAPKVAGNNVKVASAQAPRG; encoded by the coding sequence ATGGAACAATCACTCAAACCTTTGCGCTTCCCCCTCGCTGCCCTGGCAGTGGTGGTGATCAGCGCTTGCGGTCGAACCCCCGACGCCGTGCAGGCTCCCGCTGCGCCGAAGGTAAGTGTGGCCAAGGTGATCGAACAACCGATCACCGAATGGGACGAGTTCACCGGCCGCCTCGAAGCCCCGGAAACCGTCGAAGTGCGCCCGCGGGTCTCCGGCCAGATCGACCAGGTCGCCTTCACCGAAGGCGCCCAGGTCAAGAAAGGCGACCTGCTGTTCCAGATCGACCCGCGCCCGTTCCAGGCTGAAGTCCGCCGCCTCGAAGCCCAACTGCAACAGGCCAAGGCCACCGCCATCCGCAGCGCCAACGAAGCCCGCCGTGGCGAGCGCCTGCGTGACAGCAACGCCATCTCCGCCGAACTGGCCGAATCGCGCAGCAGTGCCGCCGCCGAAGCCCGTGCCGGGGTCGATGCCATCCAGGCCCAGCTCGACCTGGCGCGCCTGAACCTCAGCTTCACCCGCGTCACCGCGCCCATCAGCGGCCGAGTCAGCCGCGCCGAGTTCACCGCCGGCAACATCGTCACCGCCGATGTCACCCCGCTGACCAGCGTGGTGTCCACCGACAAGGTCTACGCCTATTTCGACGCCGACGAGCGCGTGTACCTCAAGTACACCCAGCTGGCCCGTGAAGGCCAGCGTAGCCAGAGCACTCCGGTATACCTGGGCCTGACCAACGAAAGCGGCAACCCGCACCTGGGCCAGATGAACTTCGTCGACAACCAGGTCAACCCGCGCACCGGCACCATCCGCGGCCGCGCGGTATTCGACAACAGCAACGGCCAGTTCACCCCGGGCCTGTATGCGCGCCTGAAGCTGGTCGGCAGCGCCCAGTACGACGCCATGCTCATCAACGACGAAGCCGTGGGCACCGACCTTGGCAAGAAGTTTGTGCTGGTCATGGACAAGGACAACAAGGCCACCTACCGCGCCGTGGAACTGGGACCGAAGCTGGAAGGCTTGCGCATCGTGCGCAGCGGCCTGGGCAAGGACGACCGCATCGTGGTCAAGGGCCTGCAGCGCGTACGCCCTGGTTCGCCGGTAACCCCGGAAGAAACACAGATGGCCAGCGAGCAAACCCTCGCCGCCCTCGCCCAGCAGCGCCAGGCCCTGGAGGCCAGCAACCCGGCGCCGAAGGTGGCGGGCAACAACGTGAAAGTCGCCAGCGCCCAGGCGCCACGCGGTTAA
- a CDS encoding efflux transporter outer membrane subunit, producing MNLLKPLTPSLLALALAACAVGPDYQAPATEPAQLSSDVQAKAYDRSRFESLWWKQFDDPVLNQLVQASLDGNRDLRVAFARLKSARSIREDAENDPFPVVTSRASSDLGKGQIPGQTTERVNSERYDLGLDMAWELDLFGRIQRQIEASEAQEAVAAADLQQLQVSLIAELVDAYGQLRGAQLREKIALANLKTQQESRTITETLRDAGVGNDLDVVRADARLAGVEATVPQLQAEQARARHRIATLLGQRPDALSVDLSPKALPAIAKALPVGDPGELLRRRPDIRSAERQLAAATANVGVATADLFPRVSLSGFLGFTAARGSQIGSSAANAWALGPSITWAAFDLGSVRARLRGAKADAEGALANYEQQVLLALEESANAFSDYDKTQQRLLSLMRQSDASRKAAELASIRYREGTVDYLVLLDAERERLSAEDAQAQGEVDLYRGIVSIYKALGGGWQPETVASAH from the coding sequence ATGAACCTGCTCAAACCCTTGACCCCAAGCCTGCTGGCACTGGCCCTGGCGGCCTGTGCGGTAGGCCCGGACTACCAGGCGCCAGCCACCGAACCTGCGCAATTGAGCAGCGATGTGCAGGCCAAGGCCTACGACCGTAGCCGCTTCGAGAGCCTGTGGTGGAAGCAGTTCGACGACCCGGTGCTGAACCAGCTGGTGCAGGCTTCGCTGGACGGCAACCGTGACTTGCGCGTGGCCTTCGCCCGCCTGAAATCGGCCCGTTCGATCCGCGAAGACGCCGAAAACGACCCGTTCCCGGTGGTCACCAGCCGTGCCAGCAGCGATCTCGGCAAAGGCCAGATCCCCGGCCAGACCACCGAGCGGGTCAATAGCGAGCGCTACGACCTGGGCCTGGACATGGCCTGGGAGCTTGACCTGTTCGGGCGCATCCAGCGCCAGATCGAAGCCAGCGAAGCCCAGGAAGCGGTTGCCGCCGCCGACCTGCAACAGTTGCAGGTCAGCCTGATCGCCGAACTGGTCGATGCCTACGGGCAACTGCGCGGTGCCCAGTTGCGCGAAAAGATCGCCCTGGCCAACCTGAAGACCCAGCAGGAATCACGCACCATTACCGAAACCCTGCGCGATGCGGGCGTGGGCAATGACCTCGACGTGGTGCGTGCCGATGCGCGCCTGGCCGGGGTCGAAGCCACCGTGCCACAACTGCAAGCCGAACAGGCACGGGCGCGGCATCGCATCGCCACCCTGCTCGGCCAGCGCCCTGACGCGCTCAGCGTAGACCTGTCGCCCAAGGCCCTGCCGGCCATCGCCAAGGCGCTGCCGGTCGGTGACCCGGGTGAGCTGCTGCGCCGCCGCCCGGACATCCGCAGCGCCGAGCGCCAGCTGGCGGCGGCCACCGCCAACGTTGGCGTGGCCACCGCCGACCTGTTCCCGCGCGTCAGCCTCAGTGGCTTCCTCGGCTTTACCGCCGCCCGCGGCTCGCAGATCGGCTCTTCGGCGGCCAACGCCTGGGCACTGGGCCCGAGCATTACCTGGGCGGCCTTCGACCTGGGCAGCGTGCGGGCCCGCCTGCGCGGCGCCAAGGCCGATGCCGAAGGGGCACTGGCCAACTACGAACAGCAGGTGCTGCTGGCACTGGAAGAGTCGGCCAACGCCTTCAGCGATTACGACAAGACCCAACAGCGTCTGCTGTCGCTGATGCGCCAGAGCGACGCCAGCCGCAAGGCTGCAGAACTGGCCTCGATTCGCTATCGCGAAGGTACCGTGGACTACCTGGTACTGCTCGATGCCGAACGTGAGCGGCTAAGTGCTGAAGATGCACAAGCTCAGGGTGAAGTCGACCTTTATCGCGGCATCGTCTCGATCTACAAGGCCCTGGGTGGCGGCTGGCAACCGGAGACGGTGGCCAGCGCGCACTGA
- a CDS encoding hybrid sensor histidine kinase/response regulator: MVANGKPCEPAPQVILQSPVLPSIEPMGERIAQFDWWRTSLGPLSRWPASLRIAVDMMHLSPFPCAVVWGADLCVVHNNGYRALRALPDALGMAFDTLWSDIWPAVGPWVFKALEGHSNFVEDPPLRIVRSEGAEPLWCAFGYAPLHDELGNVAGFLHTVIETTASVEAHRHWREQVQSFERQVAQHVAEREQFWLLSREAMMMLTPELKLHGANPAWYRILGWTQEQVQAMSVMELVHPTERTEVRLAVSGLFQCSHAEQLEIRLRHRHGHYHWFRWSARFDGSLLTAVGRDITADREEAARQAEALMHNSERMEVVGQLAGGMGHEMNNLLSGIGGSLELLQRRLQEGRLERVEAYVDVARDSVQRAMDLTHRLIAFSRHQPLAPRPLDFNRQLRLSEPLLLRALGAEMRLHWQLDVAPWAVSLDVPQLENALIHLCANAREACLEQGNVTISSVNERLTAFFPDEGGLPPGDYVALHVEDDGHGMAAADIARAFEPFYTTKPLGRGAGLGLSMVYGFVRQSGGYAWIESTPEQGTRVSMLFPRSHEPVPDEPAPVPLSQRMARGERLLLVDDELDLRAVMREYLTERGFDVTDVGDANSALERFRHGGPFDLVITDIGLPGGFSGRQVAKAMRMQLAQQKILFITGYADQSIEAQLLDQPGTALLNKPFSLAHLADEALRLLDV; the protein is encoded by the coding sequence TTGGTCGCTAACGGTAAGCCATGCGAGCCCGCGCCGCAGGTCATCCTGCAGTCGCCTGTTTTGCCATCGATCGAGCCGATGGGGGAGCGGATAGCGCAGTTCGACTGGTGGCGTACCTCGCTTGGGCCATTGTCGCGCTGGCCTGCTTCGTTGCGCATTGCCGTGGACATGATGCATTTGTCACCTTTCCCATGTGCAGTGGTCTGGGGGGCGGACCTGTGTGTGGTGCATAACAATGGCTACCGGGCGTTGCGGGCATTACCGGATGCGCTGGGCATGGCGTTCGATACCCTGTGGAGTGATATCTGGCCTGCAGTGGGCCCCTGGGTGTTCAAGGCACTGGAAGGCCACTCGAATTTTGTCGAGGACCCACCCCTGCGTATCGTCCGCAGTGAAGGCGCTGAACCACTATGGTGCGCATTCGGTTATGCCCCCCTGCACGATGAACTCGGTAACGTGGCGGGGTTTCTGCATACGGTGATCGAGACCACGGCCAGCGTCGAGGCCCACCGCCATTGGCGTGAGCAGGTGCAGAGCTTTGAACGCCAGGTTGCGCAGCATGTGGCCGAGCGAGAGCAGTTCTGGTTGCTGTCGCGCGAAGCGATGATGATGCTCACCCCAGAATTGAAACTGCATGGCGCCAACCCGGCCTGGTACCGCATTCTGGGCTGGACACAAGAGCAGGTGCAGGCGATGTCGGTGATGGAGCTGGTGCACCCGACAGAGCGTACCGAAGTACGATTGGCAGTGTCCGGGCTGTTCCAATGCAGCCACGCGGAGCAGCTGGAGATCCGCCTGCGACACCGCCATGGTCACTACCACTGGTTTCGTTGGAGTGCGAGGTTTGACGGCAGCCTCCTGACGGCGGTTGGCCGGGACATCACCGCAGACCGTGAAGAGGCTGCGCGTCAGGCAGAGGCGCTGATGCACAACAGTGAGCGTATGGAGGTGGTGGGCCAGTTGGCGGGCGGCATGGGCCATGAAATGAACAACTTGCTGTCCGGTATCGGCGGCAGCCTCGAACTGCTGCAGCGGCGCCTGCAGGAGGGGCGGCTGGAGCGTGTGGAGGCCTACGTGGACGTTGCGCGCGACTCGGTGCAGCGTGCCATGGACCTGACCCATCGGTTGATCGCATTTTCCCGCCATCAGCCATTGGCCCCTCGGCCACTGGACTTCAATCGGCAGTTACGTCTGAGCGAACCCCTGTTGCTGCGGGCGCTGGGGGCAGAGATGCGTTTGCACTGGCAACTGGACGTTGCACCTTGGGCAGTGAGCCTGGACGTACCCCAGCTAGAGAATGCCTTGATCCACTTGTGTGCCAATGCGCGTGAAGCGTGCCTGGAACAGGGCAATGTCACCATCAGCAGCGTCAACGAACGGCTGACCGCGTTTTTCCCGGATGAAGGTGGCTTGCCGCCGGGCGACTATGTGGCCTTGCATGTCGAGGATGATGGCCATGGCATGGCCGCGGCGGATATCGCCAGGGCTTTCGAACCGTTTTACACAACCAAACCTCTCGGGCGTGGGGCCGGGCTTGGCCTGTCGATGGTGTATGGCTTCGTCCGACAGTCGGGGGGGTATGCCTGGATCGAGTCGACGCCGGAGCAGGGCACCAGGGTTTCCATGCTTTTCCCGAGGAGCCATGAGCCGGTTCCGGATGAGCCCGCGCCGGTACCGCTTTCGCAGCGCATGGCACGGGGTGAGCGCCTGCTGCTGGTGGATGACGAGCTTGATCTGCGCGCGGTCATGCGCGAATACCTGACTGAGCGTGGGTTTGACGTCACGGATGTGGGCGATGCCAATAGCGCACTGGAGCGCTTTCGCCATGGCGGCCCTTTCGATCTGGTCATCACCGATATCGGTTTGCCGGGTGGGTTCAGTGGCCGGCAAGTGGCCAAGGCCATGCGCATGCAGCTTGCACAGCAGAAAATTCTGTTTATCACCGGTTATGCGGATCAGTCGATTGAAGCGCAATTGCTCGATCAGCCGGGCACGGCATTGTTGAACAAGCCGTTTTCGCTGGCGCATCTTGCCGATGAGGCGCTACGCCTGCTTGACGTGTAA
- a CDS encoding HEAT repeat domain-containing protein, which translates to MPRRNRYLIALLLSILVSALFGYLWRDAPPTPPTLPAHSYAKALRQAHDGQPGAARVLYQQLQRNDLPAIRRAALYAELPNYPSPQALKLARQDLEHAEPLVRRAAIASIRRLLPPAQRSLVLGPLLDDSEQSVRFAAVDALLGLDPDAIGLYFGPLQSALEQYQQALEQQPEDADAQVHLARLYLHENDYTHAAAALQRALAVAPGNLDALATQVRLLERQGHHDASRQVLGKALALSPDSAFLQYELGLWLKRHEQREYALLALSRAVELDPDNADYRYTLAVTLHELDQLDAAQKQLETVLNRQPANRRARVLLIQYWKESGQLQNVQVSLAELERQNPDDPALQQGL; encoded by the coding sequence ATGCCCAGACGCAACCGCTACCTGATCGCCCTGCTGTTGTCGATTCTGGTATCGGCCCTGTTCGGCTACCTGTGGCGCGACGCCCCGCCAACCCCGCCGACCTTGCCAGCACACAGCTACGCCAAGGCGCTGCGCCAGGCTCACGACGGCCAGCCCGGTGCCGCACGGGTGTTGTACCAGCAATTGCAACGTAACGACCTGCCTGCGATCCGCCGTGCGGCGCTGTACGCCGAGTTGCCCAACTACCCCTCGCCGCAGGCATTGAAACTGGCCCGCCAGGACCTGGAACATGCCGAGCCGCTGGTGCGTCGAGCGGCCATTGCCAGTATCCGCCGCCTGTTACCGCCAGCACAGCGCAGCCTGGTACTCGGCCCGCTGCTGGACGACAGTGAGCAAAGCGTGCGTTTTGCCGCCGTGGATGCCCTGCTGGGCCTCGATCCCGACGCCATCGGCCTCTATTTCGGCCCCCTGCAGTCAGCCCTGGAGCAATACCAGCAAGCCCTGGAGCAACAGCCTGAAGATGCCGACGCCCAAGTGCACCTGGCGCGCCTGTACCTGCACGAAAACGACTACACGCACGCCGCTGCAGCCCTGCAGCGAGCGCTCGCGGTTGCCCCCGGCAACCTCGATGCCCTGGCGACTCAGGTACGCCTGCTCGAGCGCCAGGGCCACCACGACGCCTCCCGCCAGGTGCTGGGCAAAGCCCTGGCGCTGAGCCCCGACTCGGCCTTTCTGCAGTATGAGCTAGGGCTTTGGCTGAAGCGCCACGAACAGCGCGAGTATGCCTTGCTGGCCCTGTCCCGCGCCGTCGAACTGGACCCGGACAACGCCGATTACCGCTATACCCTGGCGGTCACCCTGCATGAGCTGGACCAGCTCGACGCCGCCCAGAAGCAACTGGAAACCGTGCTCAATCGGCAGCCAGCCAATCGCCGGGCACGGGTGCTGCTGATTCAGTACTGGAAAGAGTCCGGCCAGTTGCAGAACGTGCAAGTATCGCTCGCCGAGCTGGAGCGCCAGAACCCGGACGACCCTGCGCTGCAACAGGGCCTGTAG
- a CDS encoding efflux RND transporter permease subunit, whose product MNFSKFFITRPIFAAVLSLVLLIAGSISLFQLPISEYPEVVPPTVVVRANFPGANPKVIGETVAAPLEQAITGVENMLYMSSQSTADGKLTLTITFALGTDLDNAQVQVQNRVTRTQPKLPEEVTRIGITVDKASPDLTMVVHLTSPDNRYDMLYLSNYAILNIKDELARLGGVGDVQLFGMGDYSLRVWLDPNKTASRNLTASDVVAAIREQNRQVAAGQLGAPPAPGSTSFQLSINTQGRLVNEEEFENIIIRAGANGEITRLKDIARVELGSSQYALRSLLNNQPAVAIPIFQRPGSNAIEISDEVRAKMAELKKDFPEGMDYSIVYDPTIFVRGSIEAVVHTLFEALVLVVLVVILFLQTWRASIIPLLAVPVSLIGTFAVMHLFGFSLNALSLFGLVLAIGIVVDDAIVVVENVERNIGLGLKPLEATQKAMSEVTGPIIATALVLCAVFVPAAFISGLTGQFYKQFALTIAISTVISAFNSLTLSPALAAVLLKDHHAPKDRFSRFLDKLLGSWLFSPFNRFFDRASHSYVGGVRRVIRSSGIALFVYAGLMGLTYLGFSSTPTGFVPAQDKQYLVAFAQLPDAASLDRTEAVIKRMSEIALKQPGVADSVAFPGLSINGFTNSPNSGIVFTPLKPFDERKDPSQSAAAIAAALNAQFADIQDAYIAIFPPPPVQGLGTIGGFRLQIEDRGNLGYEALYKETQNIIAKSHNVPELAGLFTSYQVNVPQVDAAIDREKAKTHGVAITDIFDTLQVYLGSLYTNDFNRFGRTYQVNVQAEQQFRLDAEQIGQLKVRNNLGEMIPLATFLKVSDTSGPDRVMHYNGFITAEINGAAAPGYSSGQAEAAIEKLLKEELPNGMTFEWTDLTYQQILSGNTALLVFPLCVLLAFLVLAAQYESWSLPLAVILIVPMTLLSAITGVIVSGGDNNIFTQIGLIVLVGLACKNAILIVEFAKDEQAKGLDPLAAVLEACRLRLRPILMTSIAFIMGVVPLVFSSGAGSEMRHAMGVAVFSGMIGVTVFGLFLTPVFFFLIRRFVERRQARKAEHAQVLENHA is encoded by the coding sequence ATGAACTTCTCGAAATTCTTCATTACCCGGCCGATCTTCGCCGCGGTGCTGTCGCTGGTGCTGCTGATCGCGGGTTCCATCTCGCTGTTCCAGCTGCCGATCAGCGAATACCCCGAAGTGGTGCCGCCCACCGTGGTGGTGCGCGCCAACTTCCCCGGCGCCAACCCCAAGGTCATCGGCGAAACCGTTGCCGCGCCGCTGGAGCAGGCCATTACCGGTGTGGAGAACATGCTGTACATGTCCTCCCAGTCCACTGCGGACGGCAAGCTGACGCTGACCATCACCTTCGCCCTGGGTACCGACCTGGACAACGCCCAGGTGCAGGTGCAGAACCGCGTCACCCGTACCCAGCCCAAGCTGCCCGAGGAAGTGACCCGTATCGGTATCACCGTCGACAAGGCCTCGCCTGACCTGACCATGGTCGTGCACCTGACCTCGCCGGACAACCGCTACGACATGCTCTATCTGTCCAACTACGCCATCCTCAACATCAAGGACGAGCTGGCGCGCCTGGGCGGCGTAGGCGACGTGCAGCTGTTTGGCATGGGCGACTACTCGCTGCGCGTCTGGCTGGACCCGAACAAGACCGCTTCGCGCAACCTGACGGCCAGTGATGTGGTCGCGGCAATCCGCGAGCAGAACCGCCAGGTGGCCGCCGGCCAGCTGGGCGCGCCGCCTGCCCCAGGCTCGACCAGCTTCCAGCTGTCGATCAATACCCAAGGCCGCCTGGTCAACGAGGAAGAGTTCGAAAACATCATCATCCGCGCCGGTGCCAATGGCGAGATCACCCGCCTGAAAGACATCGCCCGGGTCGAACTCGGCTCCAGCCAGTACGCCCTGCGCTCGCTGCTGAACAACCAGCCGGCGGTGGCCATCCCGATTTTCCAGCGCCCAGGCTCCAACGCCATCGAGATCTCCGACGAAGTGCGGGCGAAAATGGCCGAGCTGAAAAAGGACTTCCCGGAAGGGATGGACTACAGCATCGTCTATGACCCGACCATCTTCGTGCGCGGCTCCATCGAAGCGGTGGTGCACACCCTGTTCGAAGCCCTGGTGCTGGTGGTGCTGGTGGTGATCCTGTTCCTGCAGACCTGGCGCGCCTCGATCATCCCGCTGCTGGCGGTGCCGGTCTCGCTGATCGGTACCTTCGCGGTCATGCACCTGTTCGGTTTTTCACTTAACGCGCTGTCGTTATTCGGGCTGGTGCTCGCCATCGGTATCGTGGTGGACGATGCCATCGTCGTGGTGGAGAACGTCGAACGTAACATCGGGCTGGGCCTGAAACCGCTGGAAGCCACGCAAAAGGCCATGAGCGAAGTGACCGGCCCGATCATCGCCACCGCCCTGGTGCTGTGCGCGGTGTTCGTACCTGCAGCGTTCATTTCCGGCCTTACCGGGCAGTTCTACAAGCAGTTCGCCCTGACCATCGCCATCTCGACCGTCATTTCGGCGTTCAACTCGCTGACCCTGTCGCCAGCCTTGGCCGCGGTGCTGCTCAAGGATCATCACGCACCCAAGGACCGTTTCTCGCGGTTCCTCGACAAGCTGCTGGGCAGCTGGCTGTTCTCCCCTTTCAACCGGTTCTTCGACCGGGCCAGCCACAGCTACGTCGGTGGCGTGCGCCGGGTCATCCGCTCCAGCGGCATCGCCCTGTTCGTGTATGCCGGCCTGATGGGTCTGACCTACCTCGGCTTCTCGTCCACGCCGACCGGTTTCGTGCCGGCCCAGGACAAGCAGTACCTGGTGGCCTTCGCCCAACTGCCGGACGCGGCCAGCCTCGACCGTACCGAAGCGGTGATCAAGCGCATGAGCGAAATCGCCCTGAAGCAGCCTGGCGTGGCCGACTCGGTAGCCTTCCCGGGCCTGTCGATCAACGGTTTCACCAACAGCCCCAACAGCGGCATCGTGTTCACCCCGCTCAAACCATTCGATGAGCGCAAGGACCCGAGCCAGTCGGCGGCAGCCATCGCAGCCGCGCTGAATGCCCAGTTCGCCGACATCCAGGACGCCTACATCGCCATCTTCCCACCGCCGCCGGTACAGGGCCTGGGCACGATTGGCGGGTTCCGTCTGCAAATCGAAGACCGTGGCAACCTGGGTTACGAAGCGCTGTACAAGGAAACCCAGAACATCATCGCCAAGAGCCACAACGTCCCAGAGCTGGCAGGCCTGTTCACCAGCTACCAGGTCAACGTGCCACAAGTCGATGCCGCCATCGACCGGGAAAAGGCCAAGACCCACGGTGTGGCGATCACCGACATCTTCGACACCCTGCAGGTTTACCTGGGCTCGCTGTACACCAACGACTTCAACCGCTTTGGCCGCACTTACCAGGTCAACGTCCAGGCCGAGCAGCAGTTCCGCCTTGATGCCGAGCAGATCGGCCAACTGAAAGTGCGCAACAACCTTGGCGAGATGATCCCGCTGGCGACCTTCCTCAAGGTCAGCGACACCTCCGGGCCGGACCGGGTCATGCACTACAACGGCTTCATCACTGCCGAGATCAACGGCGCTGCCGCCCCGGGCTACAGCTCTGGTCAGGCGGAAGCTGCGATCGAGAAGCTGCTGAAGGAAGAACTGCCCAACGGCATGACCTTCGAGTGGACCGACCTGACCTACCAGCAGATCCTCTCGGGCAATACCGCATTGCTGGTGTTCCCGCTGTGCGTACTGCTGGCGTTCCTGGTGCTGGCCGCCCAGTACGAAAGCTGGAGCCTGCCGCTGGCGGTGATCCTGATCGTGCCGATGACCCTGCTGTCGGCCATCACCGGTGTGATCGTATCGGGTGGCGACAACAACATCTTCACCCAGATCGGCCTGATCGTACTGGTGGGCCTGGCGTGCAAGAACGCGATCCTGATCGTCGAGTTCGCCAAGGACGAACAGGCCAAGGGCCTCGACCCGCTGGCTGCGGTACTGGAAGCCTGCCGCCTGCGCCTGCGGCCGATCCTGATGACCTCGATCGCCTTCATCATGGGTGTGGTGCCCCTGGTGTTCAGCTCCGGCGCAGGTTCGGAAATGCGCCATGCCATGGGGGTGGCGGTGTTCTCGGGGATGATCGGCGTGACCGTGTTCGGCCTGTTCCTCACCCCGGTGTTCTTCTTCCTGATCCGCCGTTTCGTCGAGCGTCGCCAGGCCCGCAAGGCTGAACACGCTCAAGTGCTGGAGAACCACGCATGA
- a CDS encoding response regulator — MASSLALDERALILAPPQLAADTSRLLSSAGINSLCAVDLANLQARLTEGAGLAIIAEQVFSQGPSTLLQAFIDQQPSWSDLPIVLLTQGAWSAAGVNHHPVGNLLWLVTPYENAQLLHMTQSALRNRRRQYVTRDQLHGMQQRLDSRPSTPEEVQDRGEFARCQARKMEAIGQLAGGVAHDFNNLLTSISGSFELIQRRLRQGRSDGLDGVLCMGREAVSRAARLTHRLLAFSSRQSLHSQRIDLHTLLKAERLGARLSPSITLQVHAAKDLWPVEADDQQLQEALDNLLLNAREAMPNGGLLRIEANNHHIATEQAADGALRTGDYVRLRITDSGQGMAQSTLEHAFEPFFSTKATGQGIGLGLSMVYGFSKQSHGHITLSSEIGQGTQVELYLPRHVDQALSYSEPVPARQDGCSRHVLVVEDDPHVRQLLCQALGENGFPCQSAADANEGLKVLRSAQPVDLLITDVGLPGMNGRQLAEIARSLRPRLPVLFITGYAETAMAREGFLGADMHLICKPFELQQLQARVTHILGKP; from the coding sequence TTGGCCAGTTCGTTGGCGCTGGATGAACGTGCCTTGATCCTCGCACCGCCACAACTGGCGGCGGATACCTCACGTCTGTTGTCTTCCGCCGGCATCAACAGCCTCTGCGCGGTCGACCTTGCCAACCTGCAGGCGCGTCTGACCGAGGGCGCAGGGTTGGCGATCATTGCCGAGCAGGTGTTCAGCCAAGGCCCAAGCACTTTGCTGCAGGCATTCATCGACCAGCAACCGAGCTGGTCGGATTTGCCCATCGTGCTGCTGACCCAGGGCGCCTGGTCGGCCGCTGGGGTGAATCATCATCCAGTGGGCAATCTTCTCTGGCTGGTCACGCCCTACGAAAATGCCCAGTTGCTGCACATGACCCAGTCCGCGCTGCGCAACCGGCGGCGACAGTACGTGACACGTGATCAACTCCATGGCATGCAGCAGCGCCTGGACAGCCGGCCTTCAACGCCGGAAGAAGTGCAGGACCGCGGTGAGTTCGCCCGCTGCCAGGCACGCAAGATGGAGGCCATCGGCCAACTGGCCGGCGGCGTCGCCCATGACTTCAACAACCTGCTCACCAGCATCAGCGGCAGCTTCGAACTCATCCAGCGGCGCCTGCGCCAAGGCCGCAGCGACGGCCTGGATGGCGTTCTGTGCATGGGCCGCGAGGCCGTTTCACGCGCCGCCCGCCTGACCCACCGCTTGCTTGCCTTCTCTTCCCGTCAATCGCTGCACAGCCAACGTATAGACCTGCATACCTTGCTCAAGGCAGAACGCCTGGGCGCTCGCCTGAGCCCGTCGATAACCCTGCAAGTGCACGCGGCCAAAGACCTGTGGCCCGTGGAGGCGGATGACCAGCAGTTGCAGGAGGCCCTCGACAACCTGCTGCTCAATGCGCGCGAGGCCATGCCCAACGGTGGCCTGCTACGCATCGAGGCGAACAATCATCACATCGCCACCGAGCAAGCTGCTGACGGCGCTTTGCGCACTGGCGACTATGTGCGCCTGCGAATCACCGACAGCGGCCAAGGCATGGCGCAAAGCACGCTGGAGCACGCCTTCGAACCCTTCTTCAGCACCAAGGCGACCGGCCAAGGCATTGGCCTGGGGTTGTCGATGGTGTACGGTTTCAGCAAGCAGTCCCATGGGCATATCACCCTCAGCAGCGAGATTGGCCAGGGAACCCAGGTGGAGCTGTATTTGCCACGCCATGTCGATCAGGCCCTGTCATACAGCGAACCGGTGCCAGCCAGGCAAGACGGCTGCAGCCGACACGTGCTGGTTGTCGAGGACGATCCCCATGTGCGCCAACTGCTTTGCCAGGCGCTGGGCGAAAACGGCTTCCCCTGCCAAAGCGCAGCCGACGCCAATGAGGGACTGAAGGTGCTACGCTCGGCACAACCGGTGGATTTGCTCATCACCGATGTGGGCTTGCCCGGCATGAACGGCCGACAACTGGCAGAAATTGCCCGCAGCCTGCGCCCACGATTACCGGTGCTGTTCATCACCGGTTACGCGGAAACGGCCATGGCCCGCGAAGGCTTCCTGGGCGCTGACATGCACCTGATCTGCAAGCCGTTCGAGTTGCAGCAGTTGCAGGCTCGAGTGACACACATTCTAGGTAAGCCTTGA